In the genome of Vicia villosa cultivar HV-30 ecotype Madison, WI linkage group LG7, Vvil1.0, whole genome shotgun sequence, one region contains:
- the LOC131618340 gene encoding uncharacterized protein LOC131618340, producing the protein MNKDNETYIKLFRRNSSIQKKSLFSREAKVTAVTTTVVVLFCLIATICYFAASNNYIISGYSIRTNIHQKQEYPLRCTKRNKTEKQTCPRDYFPTKHNSTNQYSNVCPSYFRWIHEDLKPWKDKGITKEMLEGARSSTYDKIVIVDGKMYVEKYKNSFQTRDVFTLWGILQLLRLYPGKVPDLELMFNVGDRPHISLDQFQGPNASPPPLFGYCSDQSNLDIVFPDWSFWGWPEINIKPWNGLLKDIKEGNKRRKWKDRVPYAYWKGNPNVAPTRKDLLKCNVTSQNDWNAHLYIQDWIKETNEGFKESNIGNQCTHRYKIYIEGIGWSVSEKYILACDSMTLYVKANYHDFFIRGMVPLQHYWPIRDNTKCTSLKFAVEWGNNHSDKAQAIGQAANKFIQEDLNMNNVYDYTFHLLNEYAKLLRFKPSIPQGAVEFCSETMACDVNGIQRKFMEESMVMSPSDSNPCSIPPPYDSLTLQEVLERKANSTRQVEIWEDEYWMTKKNGQ; encoded by the exons ATGAACAAGGACAATGAAACATATATCAAACTTTTCAGGAGAAATTCTAGTATTCAGAAGAAGAGTTTGTTCTCCAGAGAAGCAAAAGTTACAGCAGTTACCACCACTGTGGTTGTTCTTTTTTGCTTAATAGCTACTATTTGTTATTTTGCAGCCTCCAATAAT tacaTAATTTCAGGTTATTCCATCCGCACAAACATACACCAAAAACAAGAATATCCACTTAGATGCACCAAAAGGAACAAGACAGAGAAACAAACATGTCCAAGAGACTACTTTCCTACAAAACATAACTCAACAAATCAATATAGCAATGTTTGTCCCTCATACTTTAGATGGATCCATGAAGATCTAAAGCCATGGAAAGATAAAGGGATCACAAAGGAAATGTTGGAGGGAGCAAGAAGTTCAACATATGATAAGATTGTGATTGTGGATGGAAAGATGTATGTGGAAAAGTATAAGAACTCATTTCAAACAAGAGATGTGTTCACTTTGTGGGGGATTTTGCAATTATTAAGATTGtatcctggaaaggttcctgattTGGAACTCATGTTTAATGTTGGAGATAGGCCTCATATTAGTTTGGATCAGTTTCAAGGCCCAAATGCTTCACCACCACCTTTGTTTGGATATTGTTCCGATCAATCCAATTTGGATATCGTTTTTCCTGATTGGTCCTTTTGGGGATG GCCCGAGATCAATATAAAGCCATGGAATGGACTCTTGAAAGATATAAAAGAAGGGAACAAAAGGAGAAAATGGAAGGATAGAGTACCTTATGCTTATTGGAAAGGGAACCCTAATGTTGCTCCAACTAGGAAAGATCTTCTAAAATGCAATGTTACATCACAAAATGATTGGAATGCTCACCTATACATACAA GATTGGATCAAAGAAACCAATGAAGGTTTCAAAGAATCCAACATAGGAAACCAATGCACACATAGGTACAAGATATACATAGAAGGAATTGGTTGGTCAGTAAGTGAGAAATACATCTTAGCATGTGATTCCATGACACTATATGTAAAGGCCAATTACCATGATTTTTTCATAAGAGGCATGGTGCCATTACAACACTATTGGCCCATTAGAGACAATACTAAATGCACCTCTCTTAAATTTGCTGTGGAATGGGGCAACAATCATTCTGATAAG GCACAAGCAATAGGACAAGCTGCTAACAAATTCATACAAGAGGACTTAAACATGAACAATGTATATGATTACACATTTCATCTTCTTAATGAATATGCAAAGCTTTTGAGGTTCAAACCAAGTATACCTCAAGGAGCTGTGGAATTTTGTTCTGAAACAATGGCATGTGATGTGAATGGTATACAAAGGAAGTTCATGGAGGAGTCAATGGTGATGTCTCCTAGTGATTCAAATCCATGCAGTATTCCACCTCCATATGATTCTTTGACACTACAAGAAGTTTTAGAGAGAAAAGCTAATTCAACAAGGCAGGTAGAAATTTGGGAAGATGAATATTGGATGACTAAAAAAAATGGACAATAA